A genomic window from Motacilla alba alba isolate MOTALB_02 chromosome 6, Motacilla_alba_V1.0_pri, whole genome shotgun sequence includes:
- the LRRC18 gene encoding leucine-rich repeat-containing protein 18 — protein MPKGKGPQGKRITLKVAKNSVRVLFNGRRRLELSKMGIAVFPKCLLELADVEEIDLSRNMLRKIPNIIEKFQNLMWLDLHSNQIDELPAAIGTLRNLTYLNLCNNKLTTKGLPEELTLLRNLRTLNLGLNCLESIPTTLGSLKELIELGLFDNSLTIIPKSVKKLPKIERMNVKRNPLPEFAKEDEPIDTIKRIESLYLVEKKDLCNSCLQTCQGERDELHKLEDMKPGPSDKPSFPSLTTPNSTAMDNQEEWRIKDDNP, from the coding sequence ATGCCCAAGGGAAAAGGTCCACAAGGGAAAAGGATCACCTTGAAAGTGGCCAAAAATTCAGTCCGGGTACTTTTTAATGGAAGGCGCCGTCTTGAGTTAAGCAAAATGGGCATTGCTGTCTTCCCCAAGTGCCTTCTGGAGCTGGCTGATGTGGAGGAAATTGATTTGAGCAGAAACATGTTAAGAAAGATTCCAAACATCATTGAGAAGTTCCAGAATCTGATGTGGCTGGACCTGCATAGTAACCAGATTGATGAGCTGCCCGCAGCAATAGGCACACTTCGCAACCTTACTTACCTGAATTTATGCAACAACAAGTTGACCACAAAAGGTCTCCCAGAAGAGTTGACCCTTCTCAGGAACCTGCGTACTCTCAACCTTGGCTTAAACTGTCTTGAGAGTATTCCCACCACTCTTGGGTCCCTGAAGGAACTTATTGAGCTAGGTCTCTTTGACAACTCCTTGACCATCATCCCGAAGAGTGTGAAAAAGCTCCCCAAGATTGAGAGAATGAATGTAAAAAGAAACCCTTTACCAGAATTTGCAAAGGAAGATGAGCCAATTGACACCATTAAACGCATAGAATCACTTTACTTAGTAGAAAAGAAAGACCTGTGCAATTCCTGCCTGCAGACCTGTCAGGGTGAGAGGGACGAGCTGCACAAGTTAGAGGACATGAAACCCGGCCCCTCAGATAAACCAAGTTTCCCTTCACTCACTACACCCAATTCCACTGCAATGGATAACCAAGAAGAATGGAGAATAAAAGACGACAATCCTTGA